From the genome of Nakamurella flavida, one region includes:
- a CDS encoding YybH family protein, with protein MTASPHDAPLPAPDQAAIGRTLGLLQRAFAERDATLLEEVYADDADWVNAFGSVKKGRAEIVAYLTGLFADGNFDAGTLVSPPESSMRVVEGTVVVVSAHLQITGQLLLDGSRMPMRDNFSVRVLHRGTDGRWSIVSEMYMDANREQSYAAHS; from the coding sequence GTGACTGCTTCCCCTCACGATGCCCCCCTCCCCGCGCCCGACCAGGCCGCGATCGGCCGCACCCTGGGCCTGCTGCAGCGGGCCTTCGCCGAGCGGGACGCCACCCTGCTCGAGGAGGTCTACGCCGACGACGCGGACTGGGTGAACGCCTTCGGCAGTGTGAAGAAGGGGCGGGCGGAGATCGTCGCCTACCTGACCGGCCTCTTCGCGGACGGCAACTTCGACGCCGGCACCCTGGTCAGCCCACCGGAGAGCTCGATGCGCGTGGTCGAGGGCACCGTGGTCGTCGTCTCGGCCCATCTGCAGATCACCGGCCAACTCCTGCTGGACGGCTCGCGCATGCCGATGCGGGACAACTTCTCGGTGCGCGTCCTGCACCGCGGGACCGACGGGCGATGGTCGATCGTGTCCGAGATGTACATGGACGCCAACCGCGAGCAGAGTTACGCGGCGCACTCCTGA
- a CDS encoding alpha/beta hydrolase family protein, with protein MTVVFTDDLFDAQFLRALAYTAQGGAEIGECFATARRIGKADPDRWFTEWSATAERVEAQAAESAADGHRVSARGAWFRASNYHRTAGLFLMGAPVDPRFRTASGEQTRCFRAGAALLDLPPDILEIPYEGTTLPGYFFRAADDGATRPTVILVDGYDGTVEELYFANAVAALARGYNVLAFDGPGQGSVVLDQGLPFRPDWENVVGPVVDHALTLPEVDGDRLVLHGWSFGGYLAPRAATVEHRLAACVSDCGPYDLFDASIARLPGPLARQVRSGNRVALSVLRTVLTGVLRKPSAGWALRRNMWVHGLTDPLAYFTLAAEYTLQGRGQLITCPTFVSCTEGDDLSAAAGTFAAALRCPTEFVRFGAGDQVSGHCEMTGRALFHRRVYDWLDTVLEHRGPAVPARPAG; from the coding sequence ATGACGGTGGTCTTCACCGACGACCTGTTCGACGCGCAGTTCCTGCGGGCCCTGGCGTACACCGCGCAGGGCGGTGCGGAGATCGGCGAGTGCTTCGCCACAGCACGTCGGATCGGCAAGGCCGATCCGGACCGCTGGTTCACCGAGTGGAGCGCCACGGCCGAACGGGTTGAGGCGCAGGCGGCGGAGAGCGCGGCGGACGGTCACCGGGTGAGCGCACGGGGGGCCTGGTTCCGTGCGTCCAACTACCATCGCACCGCCGGTCTGTTCCTCATGGGCGCTCCGGTCGACCCCCGGTTCCGCACTGCGTCCGGAGAACAGACGCGCTGCTTCCGCGCCGGGGCAGCCCTGCTCGACCTCCCGCCGGACATCCTCGAGATTCCCTACGAGGGAACCACTCTGCCCGGATACTTCTTCCGCGCGGCCGACGACGGGGCGACCCGGCCGACCGTCATCCTCGTCGACGGGTACGACGGCACCGTCGAGGAGCTGTACTTCGCCAACGCGGTGGCCGCCCTGGCCCGCGGGTACAACGTGCTCGCCTTCGACGGGCCTGGCCAGGGCTCGGTCGTCCTGGATCAGGGACTGCCGTTCCGGCCGGACTGGGAGAACGTCGTCGGCCCCGTCGTCGACCACGCCCTGACCCTGCCGGAGGTCGACGGCGACCGACTCGTGCTGCACGGGTGGAGCTTCGGCGGCTATCTCGCTCCGCGTGCAGCGACCGTGGAGCACCGCCTGGCCGCGTGCGTGTCGGACTGCGGCCCCTACGACCTGTTCGACGCCAGCATCGCCCGGCTGCCCGGACCGCTGGCCCGCCAGGTGCGCAGCGGCAACCGCGTCGCGCTGTCGGTCCTGCGCACCGTGCTGACCGGTGTGCTCAGGAAGCCGTCGGCCGGATGGGCCCTGCGCCGCAACATGTGGGTGCACGGCCTGACCGACCCGCTCGCCTACTTCACCCTGGCCGCCGAGTACACCCTCCAGGGCCGGGGGCAGCTGATCACCTGCCCCACCTTCGTGTCGTGCACCGAGGGCGATGATCTCAGCGCCGCCGCCGGCACCTTCGCCGCCGCCCTGCGCTGCCCGACGGAGTTCGTCCGGTTCGGCGCGGGCGACCAGGTGAGCGGACACTGCGAGATGACCGGACGGGCTCTCTTCCACCGTCGGGTGTACGACTGGCTCGACACGGTGCTGGAGCATCGCGGGCCCGCCGTCCCCGCTCGCCCGGCGGGATGA
- a CDS encoding sensor histidine kinase, protein MSASVVVPETLGVDQGGSLVRVTAVLRLPLIALLSLLAGPVPDAQVERPWYLGTLGVYLLADLGWLALCRNPGNARWLPWVSTAVDVLALVALAASSGGPTSLVQPVFFMLPVAVSFHALPWLTSALGGATAVGYLAVWLARPGQDGGPNLPPVVFLHAGFLVWLAAATTWLSVVLLRRRRAVEQLLRVRRMLVAQTLQLEERERTDLAERLHDGPLQVLVAARMRLEEVRDESPWSGPTGGDPRRDPLTAVLTQLRTCAGQIRSVVTVLHPQVLGQLGLAAGLAELARDHTARTGQPVDTRIDDVGHPEVQALVYAAARELLANVARHAQASRVSMGLTREVDALVLRVADDGIGFDPQIIDERIAAGHIGLGSHMARVAAVGGSLRIRPDATSGTEVTVSVPAPEGTSPEGRPVRP, encoded by the coding sequence GTGAGCGCGAGCGTGGTCGTGCCGGAGACGCTCGGGGTGGATCAGGGTGGATCGCTGGTGCGCGTCACGGCCGTCCTGCGCCTGCCGCTGATCGCCCTGCTGTCCCTGCTGGCCGGCCCGGTCCCGGACGCGCAGGTGGAGCGCCCCTGGTACCTGGGGACGCTGGGGGTGTACCTGCTCGCGGATCTGGGCTGGCTCGCGCTGTGCCGGAACCCGGGAAACGCCCGGTGGCTGCCGTGGGTGTCGACCGCGGTGGACGTGCTGGCCCTGGTGGCGCTCGCGGCATCGTCCGGCGGCCCGACATCCCTGGTCCAGCCGGTGTTCTTCATGCTCCCCGTGGCGGTGTCCTTCCACGCCCTGCCCTGGCTGACCTCCGCGCTGGGTGGTGCCACGGCCGTCGGCTACCTCGCCGTCTGGCTGGCCCGGCCCGGGCAGGACGGTGGCCCGAACCTGCCGCCGGTGGTCTTCCTGCACGCCGGGTTCCTGGTGTGGCTGGCCGCGGCCACGACCTGGCTGTCGGTGGTGCTGCTGCGCCGTCGGCGGGCCGTGGAGCAGTTGCTCCGGGTCCGCCGCATGCTGGTCGCCCAGACCCTGCAGCTGGAGGAGCGGGAACGCACCGACCTGGCCGAGCGGCTGCACGACGGCCCCCTGCAGGTCCTGGTGGCCGCCCGGATGCGTCTGGAGGAGGTGCGGGACGAGTCGCCGTGGTCCGGTCCGACCGGCGGTGACCCCCGCCGAGACCCACTGACCGCCGTGCTCACCCAGCTGCGGACCTGCGCCGGTCAGATCCGTTCCGTGGTCACCGTCCTGCATCCGCAGGTGCTCGGGCAGCTGGGTCTCGCGGCGGGGCTGGCCGAACTCGCCCGCGACCACACCGCGCGCACCGGTCAGCCGGTGGACACCCGGATCGACGACGTCGGGCACCCCGAGGTGCAGGCCCTGGTGTACGCCGCGGCCCGGGAACTGCTCGCCAACGTCGCCCGGCACGCCCAGGCCTCCCGGGTGTCGATGGGGCTGACCCGGGAGGTGGACGCACTCGTCCTCCGGGTCGCCGACGACGGGATCGGGTTCGACCCGCAGATCATCGACGAGCGCATCGCCGCCGGCCACATCGGCCTGGGCTCGCACATGGCCAGGGTGGCCGCGGTCGGCGGAAGCCTGCGCATCCGCCCCGATGCGACGTCCGGCACCGAGGTCACCGTGTCCGTCCCGGCGCCGGAAGGGACGTCGCCGGAGGGTCGGCCGGTGCGACCGTGA
- a CDS encoding response regulator transcription factor — protein sequence MVTVVVADDHPMVRDGVVRALQSSGRIQVVAEAGDGRAALAEIDRHTPDVAVLDYRMGELDGAEVAAALRRDGARTRVLLLSAHTESAIVFHGLEQGAAGFLSKDADRGEIVRAVLDCAAGRPVLPPDLAAGLVGEIQLRRTDPAPVLSGREREVLAGMAAGKSVPVLAAELFLAPSTVKTHVQRLYDKLGVSDRGSAVAVGMRHHLLE from the coding sequence ATGGTCACGGTGGTCGTCGCGGACGACCATCCGATGGTGCGGGACGGGGTGGTGCGGGCTCTGCAGTCCAGTGGTCGCATCCAGGTGGTCGCCGAGGCGGGTGACGGGCGGGCGGCACTGGCCGAGATCGACCGCCACACACCTGATGTGGCGGTGCTGGACTACCGGATGGGGGAACTGGACGGCGCGGAGGTGGCCGCGGCGCTCCGCCGCGACGGGGCGCGGACCCGGGTGCTGCTGCTGTCCGCGCACACCGAGAGCGCCATCGTGTTCCACGGGTTGGAGCAGGGCGCGGCGGGGTTCCTGTCCAAGGACGCCGACCGGGGCGAGATCGTGCGGGCCGTGCTCGACTGTGCAGCCGGCCGTCCGGTGCTGCCGCCGGACCTCGCGGCCGGCCTGGTCGGGGAGATCCAGCTCCGGCGAACCGATCCCGCTCCGGTGCTCTCCGGTCGGGAACGGGAGGTGCTGGCCGGGATGGCCGCGGGGAAGTCCGTCCCGGTGCTGGCGGCGGAGCTGTTCCTCGCCCCGTCCACGGTGAAGACCCACGTGCAGCGCCTGTACGACAAGCTGGGCGTCTCCGACCGCGGTTCGGCGGTGGCCGTGGGCATGCGGCACCACCTGCTGGAGTGA